A genome region from Kiloniellales bacterium includes the following:
- a CDS encoding IS1182 family transposase, with translation MTSGLFDELPEQPLPALAGGGRPRLRMAERRQVELRAVSLDDLVAADHRVRLVWGFVEGLDLTPLYAEIKAVAGRPGHPPADPRILVALWLYATVKGIGSARELARLCEEHIAFQWLCGGVGMNHKTLSDFRGAQGPVLDGLLVDSFAALIEAGVASLDRVAQDGVRVRASAGAASFRRHATLEACHRRAKTEVERLRRELDADPGAASRREAAARRRAVEDRERRVGEALAITEALQAAHQERARRRAERAAKRGETDDGKQPEPEPKPEPRPEPEPKPENEPRASTTDAEARVMKMADGGFRPAYNVQFAADTKSGAVAGVSVDNVGSDMGKMAPMNDALAAAYGRRPPQHLADGGFARLDDINTLAQAGVTTFVPVPAPKDKSRDRHLPRPDDPPEVAGWRRRMATEEAKTIYKERAATAECVNAQARNRGLTRFIVRGIDKVKAVALWHALAHNMACSWRLAAT, from the coding sequence ATGACCTCTGGATTGTTCGACGAGCTGCCCGAGCAGCCGCTGCCGGCACTTGCGGGCGGCGGTCGGCCGCGGCTTCGGATGGCGGAACGGCGGCAGGTGGAGTTGCGGGCGGTCAGCCTGGACGACCTGGTTGCGGCCGATCACCGGGTGCGCTTGGTGTGGGGTTTCGTGGAGGGGCTGGATCTGACGCCGCTGTACGCGGAGATCAAGGCGGTGGCGGGTCGTCCGGGCCATCCGCCGGCCGACCCGCGGATCCTGGTGGCGTTGTGGTTGTACGCGACGGTGAAGGGGATCGGCAGCGCCCGCGAACTCGCCCGCCTGTGCGAGGAGCATATCGCGTTCCAGTGGCTGTGCGGAGGCGTGGGCATGAACCACAAGACCCTGTCCGATTTCCGGGGCGCCCAGGGTCCGGTGCTGGACGGTCTGCTGGTCGACAGCTTCGCCGCCCTGATCGAGGCCGGCGTCGCGAGCCTGGATCGGGTGGCCCAGGACGGCGTGCGGGTGCGGGCCTCGGCCGGTGCGGCGTCGTTTCGCCGGCACGCGACCCTGGAGGCCTGCCATCGGCGGGCGAAGACGGAGGTGGAGCGGCTGCGCCGGGAGCTCGACGCCGATCCCGGGGCGGCGTCGCGCCGTGAGGCGGCGGCGCGCCGGCGGGCGGTCGAGGACCGCGAGCGCCGGGTCGGCGAGGCCTTGGCGATCACCGAGGCGTTGCAGGCGGCGCACCAGGAGCGGGCGCGCCGGCGCGCCGAACGTGCGGCCAAACGCGGCGAGACGGACGATGGCAAGCAGCCCGAGCCCGAGCCGAAGCCTGAGCCGCGGCCCGAGCCCGAGCCGAAGCCTGAGAACGAGCCGCGGGCCTCGACCACCGACGCCGAAGCGCGGGTGATGAAGATGGCCGACGGCGGCTTCCGGCCGGCCTACAACGTCCAGTTCGCCGCCGACACCAAGAGCGGCGCGGTGGCCGGCGTGTCGGTGGACAACGTTGGCTCGGACATGGGCAAGATGGCGCCGATGAACGACGCCCTGGCCGCCGCCTACGGCCGGCGGCCACCCCAGCATCTGGCCGATGGCGGTTTCGCCAGGCTGGACGACATCAACACCCTGGCCCAAGCCGGGGTGACGACCTTTGTTCCCGTGCCGGCGCCCAAGGACAAGTCCCGCGACCGCCACCTGCCCCGCCCGGACGACCCGCCGGAAGTGGCCGGCTGGCGACGACGCATGGCAACCGAGGAAGCCAAAACCATCTACAAGGAACGGGCAGCCACGGCCGAATGCGTGAACGCCCAGGCGCGTAACCGTGGCCTCACCCGGTTCATCGTGCGCGGCATCGACAAGGTCAAGGCGGTCGCCCTGTGGCACGCCCTCGCCCACAACATGGCCTGTTCCTGGCGTTTGGCCGCCACCTGA